Within the Solwaraspora sp. WMMA2056 genome, the region GGCGAACTCTACGGCAAGAGCGGACACCGCCGGTGCGGGTGCTCAGATCTCGTAGCGGGCCCCGGCCCGGACGATCTCCACCGGGCCGTCGAAGCTCGCCGCCGCCGATTCGAACGTCGACGCTTCGCTGCCCCAGGCGGTCACGAGGTGGGTCAGCAGCAGCCGACCGACGTTGGCCTTCGTCGCCGCCTCACCCGCTTCCCGCCCGGTCAGGTGCAGGTCCGGAGGGTTGTCGACCCCGTCCAGGTAACTCGCCTCGCAGAGGAACACGTGCGCGTCCTGGGCCAGCCGCAGCAACGCCTCGCACGGCGCGGTGTCCGAGGAGTAGGTGAGCACCCGGTCGCCGTGCTCGACCCGAACGCCGTAGGTCTCCACCGGATGGTTGACCCGGTCGACGGTGACCTGCAGCGGGCCGATCGGGAAGCTGCCGGGTTGCAGACCGTAGAAGGTGTATACGTCGTCGACGGGTGCCCCGTCGGCGCTGTACGCGGTGGCGATCCGGTCCGGCGCGCCGGCCGGCGCGTAGACCGGCAGCGGTGGGTACGGCCCGTCCGGGGCGTAG harbors:
- a CDS encoding MBL fold metallo-hydrolase, whose translation is MRLTVLGCAGSFPGPESPCSAYLIEADGFRLLVDFGSGSLSALQRYAGLHAVDAILLTHLHCDHMLDACTYVVVRRYAPDGPYPPLPVYAPAGAPDRIATAYSADGAPVDDVYTFYGLQPGSFPIGPLQVTVDRVNHPVETYGVRVEHGDRVLTYSSDTAPCEALLRLAQDAHVFLCEASYLDGVDNPPDLHLTGREAGEAATKANVGRLLLTHLVTAWGSEASTFESAAASFDGPVEIVRAGARYEI